In one Cygnus atratus isolate AKBS03 ecotype Queensland, Australia chromosome 14, CAtr_DNAZoo_HiC_assembly, whole genome shotgun sequence genomic region, the following are encoded:
- the MYOT gene encoding myotilin isoform X2: MCQPTMFNYERPKHFIQSKNVCQGQQQPPGPATSTEPSRQIKQSSILIQPRNPSGQKFSSSSSLSSSITLSSPSCSAPKESTYPVTPASAQSPASSSSGQRLISMPNQPPAAFLCSVLPSQPDYNSQTPPGEPHYSKPMYNKQASINSMQKTSDQEIRGTKEALIQDLEKKLRCKDNLLQNGNQRLTYEERMARRLLGPENAASVFEAQSEDMQNAQHQNAENIRLQVPTTHVRSRPSSRGDERGHDAIQEKFFQPRFTQVPEDVIIEEGRFCRLDFKVSGLPTPDVMWYQNGRMVHQDQFHKMIVSEKGFHSFIFEAVKSSDAGTYECVAVNRAGEASFAVKVEVIAKEHHTPPTFIFKPQSKKVFEGDTARLECQISAIPTPRIYWKRNNEMVQYNTDRISLLHDNTGRICLLIHNANKKDAGWYTVSAVNGAGVATCHARLEVATHANKPVPAPKHLRVRPTFSKYLALNGRGLDVKQAFSPEGEFQRLAEQSGLYESDEL, from the exons ATGTGCCAACCAACCATGTTTAACTACGAACGTCCAAAACACTTTATCCAGTCTAAGAATGTGTGTCAAGGGCAACAGCAGCCTCCGGGACCTGCAACCTCTACAGAGCCGAGCAGACAAATCAAACAGTCCTCCATTCTAATACAGCCTCGTAACCCTAGCGGGCAGAAATTCTCCTCCTCGTCATCGCTGAGCTCTTCAATCACGCTCTCCTCGCCTTCCTGTAGTGCCCCTAAGGAATCCACATATCCCGTCACGCCTGCGTCTGCGCAGTCTCCTGCTAGCTCATCATCCGGGCAACGGCTTATATCCATGCCTAACCAACCCCCCGCAGCATTCCTGTGCTCAGTGCTACCCTCGCAGCCTGATTATAACAGCCAAACTCCTCCTGGGGAACCTCA TTACTCAAAGCCAATGTATAACAAACAAGCTAGCATCAACTCTATGCAGAAGACGTCTGACCAAGAAATTCGAGGAACAAAAGAGGCCCTCATCCAGGACTTGGAAAAGAAACTCCGGTGCAAAGACAACCTTCTCCAGAATGGCAACCAG CGATTAACTTATGAAGAAAGAATGGCTCGCAGGCTGCTAGGACCAGAAAACGCTGCATCTGTGTTTGAAGCACAAAGCGAAGATATGCAGAACGCACAG CACCAGAACGCAGAGAACATCAGGCTGCAGGTTCCTACAACACATGTAAG GAGCAGACCATCCTCAAGAGGAGATGAACGTGGACATGATGCAATTCAGGAAAAGTTTTTTCAACCACGTTTTACACAAGTACCAGAAGATGTCATTATTGAGGAGGGGCGATTCTGCAGGCTCGACTTCAAA GTTAGTGGGCTGCCAACCCCAGATGTGATGTGGTATCAGAACGGAAGGATGGTACATCAAGACCAGTTTCATAAAATGATCGTGTCAGAAAAGGGATTccactcatttatttttgaagcagtCAAATCATCTGATGCAGGGACATATGAATGTGTGGCTGTCAACCGTGCAGGAGAAGCATCTTTTGCAGTAAAAGTGGAAGTAATTG CAAAAGAACATCACACGCCTCCAACTTTCATCTTTAAGCCACAAAGCAAAAAGGTTTTTGAAGGAGATACAGCCAGACTCGAATGCCAGATCTCTGCCATCCCAACACCTCGGAtttactggaaaagaaacaatgaaatggTACAATATAATACAGACCGAATAAG tttgttacATGACAATACTGGAAGGATTTGCCTCCTGATTCATAATGCAAACAAGAAAGATGCTGGTTGGTACACAGTGTCTGCTGTCAACGGAGCAGGAGTGGCCACATGCCACGCCAGACTGGAGGTTGCAA caCACGCAAACAAGCCAGTTCCAGCCCCAAAGCACTTACGGGTTCGACCAACTTTTAGCAAGTATTTGGCACTTAATGGCAGAGGACTGGACGTGAAACAAGCTTTCTCACCAGAAGGAGAGTTTCAGCGTTTGGCTGAGCAGTCTGGACTGTATGAAAGTGATGAACTTTAA
- the MYOT gene encoding myotilin isoform X1, with amino-acid sequence MCQPTMFNYERPKHFIQSKNVCQGQQQPPGPATSTEPSRQIKQSSILIQPRNPSGQKFSSSSSLSSSITLSSPSCSAPKESTYPVTPASAQSPASSSSGQRLISMPNQPPAAFLCSVLPSQPDYNSQTPPGEPQNNFVSSSCMSSYSKPMYNKQASINSMQKTSDQEIRGTKEALIQDLEKKLRCKDNLLQNGNQRLTYEERMARRLLGPENAASVFEAQSEDMQNAQHQNAENIRLQVPTTHVRSRPSSRGDERGHDAIQEKFFQPRFTQVPEDVIIEEGRFCRLDFKVSGLPTPDVMWYQNGRMVHQDQFHKMIVSEKGFHSFIFEAVKSSDAGTYECVAVNRAGEASFAVKVEVIAKEHHTPPTFIFKPQSKKVFEGDTARLECQISAIPTPRIYWKRNNEMVQYNTDRISLLHDNTGRICLLIHNANKKDAGWYTVSAVNGAGVATCHARLEVATHANKPVPAPKHLRVRPTFSKYLALNGRGLDVKQAFSPEGEFQRLAEQSGLYESDEL; translated from the exons ATGTGCCAACCAACCATGTTTAACTACGAACGTCCAAAACACTTTATCCAGTCTAAGAATGTGTGTCAAGGGCAACAGCAGCCTCCGGGACCTGCAACCTCTACAGAGCCGAGCAGACAAATCAAACAGTCCTCCATTCTAATACAGCCTCGTAACCCTAGCGGGCAGAAATTCTCCTCCTCGTCATCGCTGAGCTCTTCAATCACGCTCTCCTCGCCTTCCTGTAGTGCCCCTAAGGAATCCACATATCCCGTCACGCCTGCGTCTGCGCAGTCTCCTGCTAGCTCATCATCCGGGCAACGGCTTATATCCATGCCTAACCAACCCCCCGCAGCATTCCTGTGCTCAGTGCTACCCTCGCAGCCTGATTATAACAGCCAAACTCCTCCTGGGGAACCTCA GAATAactttgtttcctcttcctgcATGAGTAGTTACTCAAAGCCAATGTATAACAAACAAGCTAGCATCAACTCTATGCAGAAGACGTCTGACCAAGAAATTCGAGGAACAAAAGAGGCCCTCATCCAGGACTTGGAAAAGAAACTCCGGTGCAAAGACAACCTTCTCCAGAATGGCAACCAG CGATTAACTTATGAAGAAAGAATGGCTCGCAGGCTGCTAGGACCAGAAAACGCTGCATCTGTGTTTGAAGCACAAAGCGAAGATATGCAGAACGCACAG CACCAGAACGCAGAGAACATCAGGCTGCAGGTTCCTACAACACATGTAAG GAGCAGACCATCCTCAAGAGGAGATGAACGTGGACATGATGCAATTCAGGAAAAGTTTTTTCAACCACGTTTTACACAAGTACCAGAAGATGTCATTATTGAGGAGGGGCGATTCTGCAGGCTCGACTTCAAA GTTAGTGGGCTGCCAACCCCAGATGTGATGTGGTATCAGAACGGAAGGATGGTACATCAAGACCAGTTTCATAAAATGATCGTGTCAGAAAAGGGATTccactcatttatttttgaagcagtCAAATCATCTGATGCAGGGACATATGAATGTGTGGCTGTCAACCGTGCAGGAGAAGCATCTTTTGCAGTAAAAGTGGAAGTAATTG CAAAAGAACATCACACGCCTCCAACTTTCATCTTTAAGCCACAAAGCAAAAAGGTTTTTGAAGGAGATACAGCCAGACTCGAATGCCAGATCTCTGCCATCCCAACACCTCGGAtttactggaaaagaaacaatgaaatggTACAATATAATACAGACCGAATAAG tttgttacATGACAATACTGGAAGGATTTGCCTCCTGATTCATAATGCAAACAAGAAAGATGCTGGTTGGTACACAGTGTCTGCTGTCAACGGAGCAGGAGTGGCCACATGCCACGCCAGACTGGAGGTTGCAA caCACGCAAACAAGCCAGTTCCAGCCCCAAAGCACTTACGGGTTCGACCAACTTTTAGCAAGTATTTGGCACTTAATGGCAGAGGACTGGACGTGAAACAAGCTTTCTCACCAGAAGGAGAGTTTCAGCGTTTGGCTGAGCAGTCTGGACTGTATGAAAGTGATGAACTTTAA